The sequence gattcaagttgtcctcttagactatctactttttctctttgaacatgttcatcaccaccatacacaaatataagcttcttccacatagctttggcatcattacaaccttctagatcattaaactctgagtcggtcaatgctgatgttatttcaatcattgcttgaatatgttcttgctttgcctttatctcttccattgtcattgggtagttgctaggtgcagtgtaatcattctctagataatatgttgcatattctccaattcctgataagtgcagcttcatccttttttgccatgtggagaaacttgacttgttcaactttggtgcatcccttttatacatcttcggatcttgcctcaagttcctttaaaattttctttcggagttcttgttttgataccaattgttagttagatgagagggggggggggtgaattagataaactcacaattcaatgatctatccagattcaacctcggtagaacttacttgatatgcaactatgattgtaaatcattcaaactcataaactgataaacttgaaacaacaaaacacatttaacatcagatttaacgtggaaacccaaatagggaaaaaccactcggttaagagatttcccatcacttacaaaaataaataacagtaataaaatatatctgcaacttcacatctgaaatgttaaagcagactctatgtgctcaaaataatcttgtcaaaagacttatcttcctccttgctaggcttctcaatctgttcttcaatcaaatcttcaatcttttttactcggtaatcacctctgcaatatcactgctcttctatttgcccgcatcctttgttcatcaactattccttatttatcaacaattcctaaccgcttaatctccttaatcacatttcccatgattatcttagccatcaaatcttcaaacttgactgaaaaacattttatcttgccttgaaacttgtataccttccttggtacttgtgctcggttatgaccattcaatatgtgctatagatccaactcttgaattttcattgtcgttgatccttaacaaacttcttgcacgacattccaatcttctataaatgtccagctcattggcatccttcatttaatagtgtatttattcatccaatgcattctattactactcgaTTGATACTCagaaacttctttcttctttaaccaataCTGATAGCCTTGgtgtttaccaactagctccttgctcggtaaaatagaatagtatcaaacctttactcattctgttacatgaaatcttttctccttctcattcaatcttcgaatacacatatataggatatcaaaacaatcaaaataacattatctcatcactgtctaactcggtaatagtttcccattgaataacttattactccccttcattttcacattctttctgtgtcacttatcaacatctttatactcatcaaaacatactctttaagatatggcaacatcatactgaatcaaaaaatcagtttcttgacatcaatgacaaaataatattattaagacagtaatcatcctttatcaattatatcatcaatctccaacaaccttctcaatatcatcataccaacaaacttaatgtaatgccaacagggaaaacaaaaacaaaaacataaaaaaaacaatCATTCACTGTTAATGTTTTAAAACCCtattgttttcaaaatttaaatttgatatttgGCTGGGGTTTGATTTCTTTGAAACTTTTggttaaaaaaaaatgtatatggATTTCTTAATTTACTGGAAAAAAGATTTTTTCTGTGTTTTTTTAACTTGTTAAAAAAATTATTACCTGTTCATATTTTAAAATGACTGGGTCTTTTGCTGTTAAAAACTTACcagttctatatatatatatatatatattaaaaaaaaaatttaaaaaattgtaattgagcggggggggggggtgtcGTGGTGGGCCAAGCCACCATGAACTCCATGGGAGGGGAGCTGTGGTCTCCTCATCCCATGGGGGAGGGGGAAGCGATGCCATGGCTAGGCAGCCACGACGTGGCCACCCACCACAACCTCGGTTGTGGTGGGGGACCATGTCGTGACCCCCAAGCCACCGCCTCCCTCTTAGAGGGTTGCGTGGTAGCACTTAGTATGGTGCaggttgtttttaaaaaaaaagtttttaattgttatttaattaatatttaatttataattatatatatatatatagaatatatatatatatatatatatatattttatatgtggaaaaatatTTTTCGAAAtgggaaaaaataaataaagaaaataatgattttattttggAAAAAGTAAACGTTTCAAGttagtaaataaattaattaatttatatatatatgtgtgtgtgtgtgtgtgtgtgtgtgtgtgtgtgtgtgtgttatttatatATATACGTATGTGTATAATTATATAAAGGTATGGGTTTTTTTAAAATTATAGTGAAATGGTGATTTTTTTAGATGGTGTATTTCGAACCTTAGAAGAATTAGAGAACCTTGGTCAATTTGTGTtttaatgaaatggaaaagtaaTGCTATTCTAGATTAGTGAAGATGGTTGGTTTAATTGTCTGTATTTGCATTTGATTTTGAAACTGCAAGTCCTTGGTTAAATGTATTAGATGTTTTCATGTGGTGGTTGTTTTCGTGGTTGGTCATGTCACTAGACAGAGATTTGTCAGTTAATTTAACATTGTGcaagggcttgtttggccaagtggttttctattGTTTTGAACTACATGTGTAATTTCAATTTGGTACCTTGGTTTTGGAGTTTGTTGGTATATTTTTGgtttagtgtcataagggagagtggctttcgagtgggggttgtGCCCAAAGAGGTTAGTAGGATAACCCCTCAGAAGTTGAATAAGTAACTAATAACCTAATAATACATTAGGGGGTTGGGTAGATGAAACATTAAGCAAGATAATTATACcttgctcatggttgagtgctagtacagattCAGGATGCAATGAGAAGGCCCGAAATGGCAAACCAGCAACCTTGTCCTCACTAAAatattgtttgggtccacatgagacttgggtggagccgggggttcgggagaggttgctaggataacccaagatgggggtcaggACATATGAAGGTTTGCTAGGATAATCATaacaagctatgtgatgacactcttcccttatggtcactagtgtgtagccttgttggtTTCACCTGattttgttgtggagtcatgtTCTGTGAGTTTATACTTCATGTGAGTCTTTCCGATGTTGTGTTTTCGACCATGTGTGTGAATATCTTATAGGTTGCTAGTGGGTTTTATTTTTATCTCCTATCATGGTGGGATGGTTCTTTTTGAACCACATGATCAGGTGGTACTaccactttccatcgggtgtgtGTGTTCCTTCTTGCAGGAGTTGGCTTCACAAGTGTTCCAGTTGCGCTTGGATTTGAGGTTCTTGTTAGTTAGTTGGATCCTATTTGTTATTttggatcattctttgtatatcATGGACCTTATATGGTTAGTTGTAATTATttgatatgtatgccttcatggcaagatataaattgtaatgtaaacatTATATGATCTTTCGAGACTTAGTGGTTCAGTGAAATGTAATGTATTCTTATCTTGTGACGCAAACAATGTACGAATGGACATtaaatgttaatgcatatgttttatGTGATTATTAGATGTACTATAATAGATAGATTACTCTTGAATGGAACTTAAACATGATACTAATACTTTATACTTATGGATAAATTAACCTTCGGATAAATGTAATTATGTTTATatgtttaatcaacttaattggattaactaatgTTAAGCAATGTTAGTAGTAAACTATgttaaccaagttgggaaaccctttaggtgttaagttacgtctTCCGTTGTGTAATCTTAACATtatgttaactcaatgtatcattaaacttattaaagttttaaaaaaataattatttgtacTCTTTTCTAGTGTTTTaatttaatccctttggggtttcctggcaaggtgttacaattggtatcagagcccaagtttcaacattgggtactctagtTTTAAATTGAGCCCATTCAACTAGACCTATTACTAACTCTTAGTGGTTGTGTTTCCCTTGTTAGTATCCTTATTGTAGATCTAGACTTTTTCTCTTGTGTTGTTGTTAGGATTATGGTTGGGAAAGGTAAAGGTCGTGGTCGCGGTCATGATTATGATAGAGGTAGGGGTCATGACCGTAGTGTAGGTCGACAGAGTCCTTCACCGCAGCCTACTCATGAGAGTGTTGAGCAAGTTCAATGTGTTCATCAGAGTGAGTACATGGAGGTTAGCCAGCATAGTGAGAAACACACTATGCATCAGGTTCTTGAAAGGGAGGAGTTGGATGTTTTAGGAGGTATTAGCTTGACTTGGTCCTAGACCTAAGGTCGAGAAGAAAGGTAATGCTTAGTTTGGAGATTCTCACCTTCAAGAtcatgtggagagagagagaggtctccatAGAGGAGAGAGGTTCCAGTAGACTAGGAGATAGTCGCCATGGGTCATATGAGGGATTTGTTGAGATCCCATCCTCCCACTTTTGATGGTTTGGGTACCAAACTGGAAGCTGAGACTTGGCTCATTGACTTGGATAGGTGTTTCACCATGCATCTATATGGTAGTAACACCGTGAGGTGCACTATTATGCATCTCAAGGATTTTGCTTCTACTTGGTGGAGGTTGGAGGAACAGAGGATTATTGTGGACATTAGTACACTATCTTGGGAGATGTTCCTAGAGAGGTTCAGAGCTCGATTTCTCTCAGTACAATGGAGACAGTGTCGCACAGATGAGTTTTATGAGCTACGCCAGTTAGGCATGATTGTTGATCAATATGAGCAgagattctatgagctcaaacaatatgttgagattggtaatgatgaggcatTGTTGGTAAAAAAATTTATGAGAGGTCTTAATGACCGCATTAGTGGGGGAGTGCGAGTGTTTGAGCCTTCATTAGTTGAGTTAGTCATGGTGAAATCCAAGCTAGTAGAGAAGAATCTTGCACGTGGACATGGTGTCAGCTAGGGGCACATATTGTTAGTACACCTTTTAGTGGATCTGGGACTAGGGGTAATCAGTCCCAGGCTGTTGCACCATATATGAGTTTTTGGacacccgctaagggtggtcagCAACAACAACAGCAACAAAAATTTTAGTCTAGGCTGAAACAATTTTAGGGTCAGCATGGGGTGACCCTCAGTTTAGGAAGGACATGAACTAGTAGAGGGATAGACAGAGTTTCTCAGGATAGTCCTCATAAAGTGCTTCTcaagcccctagtaggggaagtttcCAATAGTCCAGTGGGCCAACTAGAGGTAGAGGACTCGACAGGGGAGCTTGTTTCTCTTGTGGTCAGTATGGCCATGCAGTTGCGCATTTTCCACAACATTCACAACAAAATAGTAGTCAGAGGTCAACAACTTCAAAGCCTACAGTTGGGGATGCAATTCGATCCCACAAAGTTTTTGCGGTGGTAGATAACTGCCAAGCAAAATACCAGTGCACCGTGATGGAGACTATGGGTGTGTTGGGTGATATATCTATCTCAATATTATTTGATTTGGGTGCTTCTTATTCCTTTATATTTTCCTCCATTATGGAGCAGTGTGGGATCATGTCTACTAGATAGGaaaataggtggcaagtagagttggctactatTTTTTGTGTGGCCACACATTTCTTCATTCCTAAGTGTGAGTTGAACCTAGGACCCTTTGCTACCATAGTTGATCTTCgattcattcctttggggtcttatggagctatgttggggatggattggttagaaTCACACAGTACTAGTGTAGACTGTCATCAGAAGATaatggagtgtttagatgatcatggCAGGAAATTTGAGATAGTTGGTATTCCTAGACCTATATCactttgtatgatctccactatgcaGCTTAAGTGGTGTATGTGTCAAGGGTGCTAGTTgtttgcagtttctcttgaggacatggatgaggagAGAAGTAGGGAAGttgctcttgatagtcaccctcttcttcgggagtatgctgatgtgtttcctatTGACATTCCCAATATGCCTCCGAAGTGAgatatagactttcacattgatttaGTTCCTAGATTAGAACCTATTTCGAGGGTACCATATcggatgaccactcaggagttgagtgagctgaatttgtagaaggaggaatttttggccaaggggttcattcatcctggtgtttctccttggggtgcactagttatcttcatgaagaagaaggacggttctcttcggttatgcattgattaccgatagttTAATAAGGTAACCATTAGGAATCggtatccattgcctcgtatagatgatctctttgatcaagtaaagggagccaaggtgttctctaataTTGATCTAAAATCTAGGTAGCATCAGTTGCGTATTCATGATGTAGATATTTATAGGATAGCTTTTCATACtagttatggtcactatgagttcacagtggttccatttgggttgacaaatgcaccttcaatttttatgagcctcatgaatggggttttccgcaccttccttgatcattttgtccttgtgttcttggatgatattttgatctattctagaactatggaagagcatgagggtcacttgtgaCAGGTATTGTAGTGCCtaagggagaatcagctttatgccaacttggtgaagtgtgatttcttccaatttgaggtgaactatcttggtcatgtggtttaatggtaatctattttattttctctaaATCCAACAATAACCATGTTGGTGTTAATGTGGTAAGTTGCAAGcattgttgtgtgtcttttttctTGCCATGTTGAGAATTTTTCCCTATAGTCTCCAATTTTTTACCTATATACTATCTCCTTGGGTTGGCACACCTCTTTTTATTTCTATGTTATGTTGGTGTCTATTTTTTTCACATACCCTTCCATAAAAATTATCAACTTTTTTTGTTCTTCATAGGTCAGTACTAGATCTTCTTACTTTATGCTCTCAATGGGTTCTTGTTTCTAATCTCTTCTTCAAAAGCCTCTTCTTACTCTACTTGTTCCTTCTTCAAAATTGTCTTTATTGGTTTCTAAGTCCTCTATatcaatatactcttgggatgccgTAGGAACTTTGGATGAGTCATCTTCTATATCCACTCGATCACTTTGAAAATAAGCTTCTTCTAATGGTCGAGAGGGATGAAATCGTTATAGAATATATTGTTGAGGTGAAGAGAAAAATATTCATATCTTCTTTAGTTGGTTTTTGATCACTAGTTTGTTCCTCTCATTGCTTTCCCTTCTCTTACTATCAATCTAGTTTTTTTTCCTTGGAAGGGTGATTTGATCCATTAGGACTACTCTCAAACCAATAGTGATTCCTACTTTAGATACTTTATACAAAAGTGTAGATCATTGTGTAGAACACTGCAGAATCATGTCTTTTGATACCATGATTTTCACAATATTCATCAAATTCATTATAGATAAACTTGCCACCTCTATCCAATCTAAGACATTTAAGTTGcaaaccactttctttttcaaccatggcactaaaaattttgaatttctcaaatgctttatgtttttcttttaaa is a genomic window of Cryptomeria japonica chromosome 7, Sugi_1.0, whole genome shotgun sequence containing:
- the LOC131856844 gene encoding uncharacterized protein LOC131856844, with amino-acid sequence MGHMRDLLRSHPPTFDGLGTKLEAETWLIDLDRCFTMHLYGSNTVRCTIMHLKDFASTWWRLEEQRIIVDISTLSWEMFLERFRARFLSVQWRQCRTDEFYELRQLGMIVDQYEQRFYELKQYVEIGNDEALLVKKFMRGLNDRISGGVRVFEPSLVELVMVKSKLVEKNLARGHGVS